The following proteins are co-located in the Microplitis demolitor isolate Queensland-Clemson2020A chromosome 5, iyMicDemo2.1a, whole genome shotgun sequence genome:
- the LOC103575288 gene encoding fibroin heavy chain, with amino-acid sequence MRGYTFIFMAITALVIFVTIQTTAATCSNECKISKDDCRLLRQMRRLKHLRSRGGSKCHHIKSSGSDCDSESGDSANSQAESRSHSSAHSKSKSRSAAKSNSGAESKTSSQTGSGSTSGGQSGTSTRSSSMSESGAEAAAGSGSNAASKSSSGASSESSSGSDSGTGAGSGAASESSSGASSESSSGSDSGTGAGSGAASESSSGASSESSSGSDSSTGAGSGAASESSSGASSESSSGSDSNTGAGSGAASESSSGASSESSSGSDSDTGAGSGAESESSSGASSESSSGSDSSTGAGSGAASESSSGASSESSSGSNSSTGAGSGAASESSSGASSESSSGSDSDTGAGSGAASESSSGASSESSSGSNSSTGAGSGAASESSSGAASESSSGSDSDTGAGSGAESESSSGASSESSSGSDSDTGAGSGAASESSSGASSESSSGSNSSTGAGSGAASESSSGASSESSSGSNSSTGAGSGAASESSSGASSESSSGSNSSTGAGSGAESESSSGASSESASGSNSSTGAGSGAASESSSGASSESSSGSDSDTGAGSGAESESSSGASSESSSGSDSSTGAGSGAASESSSGASSESSSGSNSSTGAGSGAASESSSGASSESSSGSDSDTGAGSGAASESSSGASSESSSGSNSSTGAGSGAASESSSGASSESSSGSNSSTGAGSGAASESSSGAASESSSGSDSDTGAGSGAESESSSGASSESSSGSDSDTGAGSGAASESSSGASSESSSGSNSSTGAGSGAASESSSGASSESSSGSNSSTGAGSGAASESSSGASSESSSGSDSDTGAGSGAASESSSGASSESSSGSGSGAASESSSGASSESSSGSGSGAASESSSGASSESSSGSGSGAASESSSGASSESSSGSDSDTGAGSGAESESSSGASSESSSGSNSSTGAGSGAASESSSGASSESSSGSNSSTGAGSGAASESSSGSSSSSSAGSNSGGRSQSSSKSSSRSFSRSGSRSRSSTAA; translated from the exons atgagaggATACACGTTTATTTTTATGGCTATTACGGCCTTAG TCATATTCGTGACTATTCAAACTACTGCGGCAACTTGTAGCAATGAatgtaaaatatcaaaagaCGATTGTAGGCTCTTGCGACAAATGAGACGATTGAAACACTTGAGAAGTCGTGGAGGTAGCAAATGTCATCATATTAAAAGCTCTGGATCAGATTGTGATTCTGAATCAGGAGACAGTGCTAATTCCCAGGCCGAATCACGGTCACACTCTAGTGCCCACTCTAAGTCTAAGTCAAGATCCGCCGCAAAAAGTAATTCTGGTGCGGAATCTAAGACAAGCTCTCAAACTGGATCGGGATCAACTTCGGGTGGCCAATCTGGAACAAGTACTCGATCATCATCTATGTCCGAATCAGGTGCAGAGGCAGCTGCTGGGTCTGGTTCTAACGCAGCATCTAAATCATCGTCAGGAGCATCGTCTGAATCATCATCTGGATCTGACTCAGGCACAGGAGCTGGTTCTGGCGCAGCATCTGAATCATCGTCTGGAGCATCGTCTGAATCATCATCTGGATCTGACTCAGGCACAGGAGCTGGTTCTGGCGCAGCGTCTGAATCATCGTCTGGAGCATCGTCTGAATCATCATCTGGATCTGACTCAAGCACAGGAGCCGGTTCTGGCGCAGCATCTGAATCATCGTCTGGAGCATCGTCTGAATCATCATCTGGATCTGACTCAAACACAGGAGCTGGTTCTGGCGCAGCATCTGAATCATCGTCTGGAGCATCGTCTGAATCATCATCTGGATCTGACTCAGACACAGGAGCCGGTTCTGGCGCAGAGTCTGAATCATCGTCTGGAGCATCGTCTGAATCATCGTCTGGATCTGACTCAAGCACAGGAGCTGGTTCTGGCGCAGCATCTGAATCATCGTCTGGAGCATCGTCTGAATCATCATCTGGATCTAACTCAAGCACAGGAGCTGGTTCTGGCGCAGCATCTGAATCATCGTCTGGAGCATCGTCTGAATCATCATCTGGATCTGACTCAGACACAGGAGCCGGTTCTGGCGCAGCGTCTGAATCATCGTCTGGAGCATCGTCTGAATCATCATCTGGATCTAACTCAAGCACAGGAGCTGGTTCTGGCGCAGCATCTGAATCATCGTCTGGCGCAGCATCTGAATCATCATCTGGATCTGACTCAGACACAGGAGCCGGTTCTGGCGCAGAATCTGAATCATCGTCTGGAGCATCGTCTGAATCATCATCTGGATCTGACTCAGACACAGGAGCCGGTTCTGGCGCAGCGTCTGAATCATCGTCTGGAGCATCGTCTGAATCATCATCTGGATCTAACTCAAGCACAGGAGCTGGTTCTGGCGCAGCGTCTGAATCATCGTCTGGAGCATCGTCTGAATCATCATCTGGATCTAACTCAAGCACAGGAGCTGGTTCTGGCGCAGCGTCTGAATCATCGTCTGGAGCATCGTCTGAATCATCATCTGGATCTAACTCAAGCACAGGAGCTGGTTCTGGCGCAGAATCTGAATCATCGTCTGGAGCATCGTCTGAATCAGCATCTGGATCTAACTCAAGCACAGGAGCTGGTTCTGGCGCAGCATCTGAATCATCGTCTGGAGCATCGTCTGAATCATCATCTGGATCTGACTCAGACACAGGAGCCGGTTCTGGCGCAGAGTCTGAATCATCGTCTGGAGCATCGTCTGAATCATCGTCTGGATCTGACTCAAGCACAGGAGCTGGTTCTGGCGCAGCATCTGAATCATCGTCTGGAGCATCGTCTGAATCATCATCTGGATCTAACTCAAGCACAGGAGCTGGTTCTGGCGCAGCATCTGAATCATCGTCTGGAGCATCGTCTGAATCATCATCTGGATCTGACTCAGACACAGGAGCCGGTTCTGGCGCAGCGTCTGAATCATCGTCTGGAGCATCGTCTGAATCATCATCTGGATCTAACTCAAGCACAGGAGCCGGTTCTGGCGCAGCGTCTGAATCATCGTCTGGAGCATCGTCTGAATCATCATCTGGATCTAACTCAAGCACAGGAGCTGGTTCTGGCGCAGCATCTGAATCATCGTCTGGCGCAGCATCTGAATCATCATCTGGATCTGACTCAGACACAGGAGCCGGTTCTGGCGCAGAATCTGAATCATCGTCTGGAGCATCGTCTGAATCATCATCTGGATCTGACTCAGACACAGGAGCCGGTTCTGGCGCAGCGTCTGAATCATCGTCTGGAGCATCGTCTGAATCATCATCTGGATCTAACTCAAGCACAGGAGCTGGTTCTGGCGCAGCGTCTGAATCATCGTCTGGAGCATCGTCTGAATCATCATCTGGATCTAACTCAAGCACAGGAGCTGGTTCTGGCGCAGCATCTGAATCATCGTCTGGAGCATCGTCTGAATCATCATCTGGATCTGACTCAGACACAGGAGCCGGTTCTGGCGCAGCATCTGAATCATCGTCTGGAGCATCGTCTGAATCATCATCTGGATCTGGTTCTGGCGCAGCATCTGAATCATCGTCTGGAGCATCGTCTGAATCATCATCTGGATCTGGTTCTGGCGCAGCATCTGAATCATCGTCTGGAGCATCGTCTGAATCATCATCTGGATCTGGTTCTGGCGCAGCATCTGAATCATCGTCTGGAGCATCGTCTGAATCATCATCTGGATCTGACTCAGACACAGGAGCTGGTTCTGGCGCAGAATCTGAATCATCGTCTGGAGCATCGTCTGAATCATCATCTGGATCTAACTCAAGCACAGGAGCTGGTTCTGGCGCAGCGTCTGAATCATCTTCTGGAGCATCGTCTGAATCATCATCTGGATCTAACTCAAGCACAGGAGCTGGTTCTGGCGCAGCATCTGAATCATCATCTGGTTCTTCTTCAAGCTCTAGTGCTGGATCAAATTCTGGAGGAAGGTCGCAATCATCATCTAAGTCCAGTTCTAGGTCATTCTCTCGATCAGGTTCTAGGTCAAGGTCTAGTACAGCAGCATAA
- the LOC103575289 gene encoding odorant receptor 46a-like, producing the protein MHSILPGSFIVLQAIGLWKPTEYNNSPILNYYYRLRTFITFFLIYSFTITGITGLILTTKNISDVTNDCFILLSIFAICGKIANILWSRNKIIWIIDTLNSEPCKPINNHEIIIQQKVDRLIWHSTLVYGILTEITVFMVTFGTLLLQLPIGTLPYNTYLPWDYSHGYLYWVAYGYQIISVCLSANSDIGFDTLVPGLMLQITAKLEILKYRFINLVNTLKLTQWNGVNNKSYNNFKIENKLIADYVKCHLIILKLADTINKTFDKVILLQFFISSIVLCISVYNLAFLNVFTTEFTSIILYLCCMLMEIFILCAAGNQVTIVSSTLSDAIYHTDWINLDTSTVKSLMIIMNRGLKPIIFSSGHIIKISYDSFKTLIKLSYSSYNVLQRT; encoded by the exons atGCACTCCATACTTCCAGGGAGCTTCATTGTCTTACAAGCTATTGGACTTTGGAAACCAACAGAATACAACAACTCACCAATACTTAACTATTACTATAGACTTCGTACAttcataacattttttttaatatattcatttacAATAACTGGTATTACTGGATTAATTctaacaactaaaaatattagtgatGTTACAAATgactgttttattttactctcgATTTTTGCTATTTGTGGTAAAATAGCTAATATTCTATGGAGccgtaataaaattatttggataATAGATACACTTAATAGTGAGCCATGTAAACCGATAAATAATCATGAGATAATTATTCAACAGAAAGTTGATCGTCTTATCtg gcATAGTACACTTGTTTATGGAATATTAACTGAAATTACAGTATTTATGGTAACGTTCGGTAcacttttattacaattaccTATTGGTACCCTACCATACAATACATATCTACCATGGGATTATTCACACGGTTATTTGTACTGGGTTGCTTATGGTTATCAAATAATAAGTGTCTGTTTGTCGGCTAATTCAGACATAGGTTTTGATACACTTGTTCCTGGATTAATGTTACAAATAACCGCtaaattagaaatattaaagtatcgttttataaatttggtCAATACTCTTAAATTAACCCAGTGGAATGGTGTTAATAATAAgagttacaataattttaaaattgaaaacaaattaattgcgGATTACGTCAAGTGCCATCTTATTATACttaa atTAGCTGATACAATAAATAAGACATTTGATAAAGTTATattacttcaattttttataagctcAATTGTATTGTGTATCAGCGTTTACAATTTagcatttttaaatgtttttacaaCTGAATTTACTAGTATTATACTTTATCTATGTTGTATgctaatggaaatttttattctttgtgCAGCTGGTAATCAAGTTACAATAGTG AGTTCAACATTAAGTGACGCTATTTATCATACCGATTGGATTAATTTAGACACATCGACTGTTAAAAGTTTAATGATTATAATGAATCGTGGATTAAAaccaattatattttcaagtgggcatattattaaaatatcatatgATTCTTTTAAAACG ttgatTAAACTATCTTACTCATCATACAACGTACTACAAAGAACttga
- the LOC103575259 gene encoding upstream stimulatory factor 1 isoform X2 — MDILDSHLDPQDVSGNSKDDNETSIVIEEAEIVDCDSFDPLAGDGVPDDGLRYQEALAYRVVQVNGNTVSNEIELPVQQHGNNAVQVLTSPINGQFYIVGGTNEVFTTSQTSRSLAPRTTTLQIETPRNNNNPGLKKRDDKRRATHNEVERRRRDKINNWIAKLGKIIPECSNNSGNSNGNGSSSEGKTNYETQSKGGILAKACEYIGELRAANQGLGQCLRDNEKLRQEVTALKQLVQKLQRENEQLRRVNVVVTNTN; from the exons atggacATTCTTGACAGTCATCTTGATCCACAAGACGTCAG TGGTAATTCAAAAGATGATAATGAAACAAGTATTGTTATTGAAGAAGCTGAAATAGTTGATTGTGATT CATTTGATCCTCTAGCAGGAGACGGAGTACCTGATGATGGATTACGTTATCAGGAAGCTCTAGCTTATCGGGTTGTACAAGTTAATGGTAATACTGTTAGCAATGAAATTGAATTACCAGTACAACAGCATGGAAACAATGCTGTCCAAGTATTAACATCACCTATTAATGGACAATTTTATATTGTCGGTGGTACTAATGAGGTATTTACAACTTCCCAAACTTCAAGATCCCTTGCTCCACGTACTACGACACTACAAATTGAAACAcccagaaataataataatcctggactaaaaaag cgTGATGATAAAAGAAGAGCAACACACAATGAAGTTGAACGACGACgtagagataaaataaataattggatCGCAAAACTTGGTAAAATAATACCTGAGTGTAGTAATAATTCAGGTAATAGTAACGGTAATGGAAGTAGCAGTGAAGGAAAAACAAATTACGAAACccag agtAAAGGTGGAATATTGGCAAAAGCATGTGAATATATTGGTGAATTACGTGCTGCAAATCAAGGCCTAGGACAATGTCTACGtgacaatgaaaaattacgtCAAGAAGTTACGGCACTAAAACAGCTTGTACAAAAATTACAACGTGAAAATGAACAATTACGCAGAGTTAATGTTGTAGTAACAAATACTAATTGA
- the LOC103575259 gene encoding upstream stimulatory factor 1 isoform X1, producing the protein MDILDSHLDPQDVSGNSKDDNETSIVIEEAEIVDCDYEAFDPLAGDGVPDDGLRYQEALAYRVVQVNGNTVSNEIELPVQQHGNNAVQVLTSPINGQFYIVGGTNEVFTTSQTSRSLAPRTTTLQIETPRNNNNPGLKKRDDKRRATHNEVERRRRDKINNWIAKLGKIIPECSNNSGNSNGNGSSSEGKTNYETQSKGGILAKACEYIGELRAANQGLGQCLRDNEKLRQEVTALKQLVQKLQRENEQLRRVNVVVTNTN; encoded by the exons atggacATTCTTGACAGTCATCTTGATCCACAAGACGTCAG TGGTAATTCAAAAGATGATAATGAAACAAGTATTGTTATTGAAGAAGCTGAAATAGTTGATTGTGATT ATGAAGCATTTGATCCTCTAGCAGGAGACGGAGTACCTGATGATGGATTACGTTATCAGGAAGCTCTAGCTTATCGGGTTGTACAAGTTAATGGTAATACTGTTAGCAATGAAATTGAATTACCAGTACAACAGCATGGAAACAATGCTGTCCAAGTATTAACATCACCTATTAATGGACAATTTTATATTGTCGGTGGTACTAATGAGGTATTTACAACTTCCCAAACTTCAAGATCCCTTGCTCCACGTACTACGACACTACAAATTGAAACAcccagaaataataataatcctggactaaaaaag cgTGATGATAAAAGAAGAGCAACACACAATGAAGTTGAACGACGACgtagagataaaataaataattggatCGCAAAACTTGGTAAAATAATACCTGAGTGTAGTAATAATTCAGGTAATAGTAACGGTAATGGAAGTAGCAGTGAAGGAAAAACAAATTACGAAACccag agtAAAGGTGGAATATTGGCAAAAGCATGTGAATATATTGGTGAATTACGTGCTGCAAATCAAGGCCTAGGACAATGTCTACGtgacaatgaaaaattacgtCAAGAAGTTACGGCACTAAAACAGCTTGTACAAAAATTACAACGTGAAAATGAACAATTACGCAGAGTTAATGTTGTAGTAACAAATACTAATTGA
- the LOC103575260 gene encoding V-type proton ATPase catalytic subunit A, which yields MSTLQKIVNEHREGKFGYVYAVSGPVVTAEKMSGSAMYELVRVGYYELVGEIIRLEGDMATIQVYEETSGVTVGDPVLRTGKPLSVELGPGILGSIFDGIQRPLKDINELSGSIYIPKGVNIPSLSRTASWEFNPLNIKTGSHMTGGDLYGIVHENTLVKHKMILPPKSKGTVTYIAPAGNYTVDDVILETEFDGERNKYTMLQVWPVRQPRPVTEKLPANHPLLTGQRVLDSLFPCVQGGTTAIPGAFGCGKTVISQALSKYSNSDVIIYVGCGERGNEMSEVLRDFPELTVEIDGVTESIMKRTALVANTSNMPVAAREASIYTGITLSEYFRDMGYNVSMMADSTSRWAEALREISGRLAEMPADSGYPAYLGARLASFYERAGRVKCLGNPDREGSVSIVGAVSPPGGDFSDPVTSATLGIVQVFWGLDKKLAQRKHFPSINWLISYSKYLRALDDFYDKNFQEFVPLRTKVKEILQEEEDLSEIVQLVGKASLAETDKITLEVAKLLKDDFLQQNSYSSYDRFCPFYKTVGMLRNMIAFYDMARHAVESTAQSDNKITWNVIRDSMGNILYQLSSMKFKDPVKDGEAKIRSDFDQLHEDIQQAFRNLED from the exons atgtcaactctacaaaaaatagttAACGAGCATCGTGAAGGAAAATTTGGATATGTTTACGCAGTATCTGGACCcg tcGTTACGGCGGAAAAAATGTCTGGATCAGCGATGTACGAATTAGTACGTGTCGGTTACTACGAATTGGTTGGAGAAATAATTCGTCTAGAAGGTGATATGGCGACAATTCAAGTATACGAAGAGACATCAGGTGTAACAGTGGGTGATCCAGTGCTACGAACTGGTAAACCCTTGTCTGTTGAATTAGGTCCAGGTATTCTTGGAAGTATTTTTGATGGTATCCAGCGTCCACTTAAAGACATTAACGAACTTTCTGGGTCAATTTATATTCCTAAGGGTGTTAACATACCTTCACTATCACGTACCGCTTCGTGGGAATTTAATccacttaatattaaaaccGGTAGCCATATGACCGGTGGTGATTTGTATGGTATTGTTCATGAAAATACTTTGGTTAAACATAAAATGATTTTACCACCAAAAAGTAAAGGAACAGTAACTTATATTGCACCTGCTGGTAATTATACAGTTGATGATGTTATTTTAGAAACAGAATTTGATggtgaaagaaataaatataccaTGTTACag gTATGGCCAGTACGTCAACCAAGACCAGTAACTGAAAAATTACCAGCAAATCATCCTTTATTAACAGGACAACGTGTCTTAGATTCATTGTTTCCATGTGTACAAGGTGGAACAACAGCTATACCTGGTGCTTTTGGTTGTGGTAAAACTGTAATATCACAAGCATTGTCTAAATATTCAAACTCAGATGTTATTATTTACGTTGGTTGCGGTGAACGTGGTAATGAAATGTCCGAAGTACTGCGTGATTTTCCAGAGTTAACTGTTGAAATTGATGGAGTAACTGAATCAATTATGAAACGTACCGCATTGGTTGCAAATACATCAAACATGCCTGTAGCTGCTCGAGAAGCTTCTATTTATACGGGCATTACTTTGTCTGAGTATTTCCGTGATATGGGTTACAACGTTTCGATGATGGCTGACTCAACTTCTCGTTGGGCTGAAGCTCTCAGAGAAATTTCTGGACGTTTGGCTGAAATGCCTGCTGATTCTGGTTATCCTGCTTATCTTGGTGCACGTCTTGCTAGTTTCTATGAACGTGCTGGaag agtAAAATGTCTTGGTAATCCTGATCGTGAAGGATCAGTAAGTATTGTTGGTGCAGTATCACCACCTGGTGGTGATTTCTCAGATCCAGTTACCAGTGCAACACTTGGTATTGTTCAAGTATTCTGGGgtcttgacaaaaaattagCTCAGCGTAAACATTTTCCTTCTATAAATTGGTTGATTTCGTACAGTAAATATTTGCGTGCTCTTGATGAtttttacgataaaaatttccaagaatTTGTGCCACTGCGTACTAAGGTAAAGGAAATTTtacaagaagaagaagatcTTTCAGAAATTGTACAATTAGTTGGTAAAGCATCACTTGCTGAAAcagataaaataactttagaAGTTGCTAAATTGTTGAAAGATGATTTCTTACAACAAaacag ttaCTCATCATATGATCGCTTCTGTCCATTCTACAAAACAGTTGGTATGTTACGTAATATGATTGCATTTTATGATATGGCTAGACATGCCGTTGAATCAACAGCACAATCTGATAACAAAATAACATGGAATGTTATACGTGACAGTATGGGAAATATATTATATCAGTTGAGCTCTATGAAATTTAAG gaCCCAGTTAAAGATGGTGAGGCTAAAATAAGATCAGACTTTGATCAATTGCACGAAGATATTCAACAAGCCTTTAGAAATTTGgaggattaa
- the LOC103575262 gene encoding WD repeat-containing protein WRAP73, with protein sequence MFRINKNICAFSPSGKYFASVLQNELSIKYTSTLENYQLFDFSDPIECIEWCPNDQYILCVNIKKGIIRIFTTKRKQFNFKLKEGSGGIEKVIWAPDCKSIIIVSDLNIYLSIITLDEQTITHIWNIKSSGKYLAINHLRNRLAVITRSESTDKIEIYKSKDWKLTRKLICDKLFSIDGISWSPNGQLLGIWCSAIEKSRILIYSMTTDTHIGAFSANEYPSINYNFLGSECGDCTIDKPLRGIEKVVWSPTGQLLAIAGYNETVVLINHVTWSIILQLHCKPVIHESSNYLGKVYREIDITRRDWSNYISNNVMPDHHIKYTLDEILDRPIGIPIDIEPKNFDMSIATIDILSFSPCGKYLAIRHQVYPSTLWIWDLIDDCVDNILLKNSISGIAWEPKKTHLLIFSESPIIVEWHPTKKVELFESPRGMKVINGKWSPNGESVALIGFNKTSVIKL encoded by the exons atgtttcgtattaataaaaatatttgtgcaTTTTCACCGTCGGGTAAATATTTCGCGAGTGTTTTACAGAATgaattgtcaataaaatacACATCAACAttagaaaattatcaattgtttGATTTTTCAGATCCAATTGag tgtattgAATGGTGTCCAAATGATCAGTATATTCTCtgtgtaaatattaaaaaaggaATTATCAGAATATTTACCACAAAAcgtaaacaatttaatttcaagttGAAAGAAGGGAGTGGAGGTATTGAAAAAGTTATCTGGGCACCAGATTgcaaatcaataattattgtatctgatttaaat atttaccTGTCAATAATAACACTAGATGAACAAACGATAACTCATATATGGAATATTAAATCATCAGGAAAATATTTAGCGATAAATCATCTAAGAAACCGTCTAGCAGTTATAACAAGATCAGAATCAACAGACAAAATTGAAATATACAAATCAAAAGACTGGAAATTAACACGa AAATTAATTTGTGATAAGTTATTTAGTATTGATGGAATATCATGGTCACCAAATGGTCAACTATTGGGTATATGGTGCTCGGCAATTGAAAAATCACGTATCCTAATATATTCAATGACAACAGATACACACATAGGAGCATTTAGTGCTAATGAATATCcatcgataaattataattttttaggatCAGAGTGTGGAGATTGTACAATTGATAAACCATTAAGAGGAATTGAAAAAGTTGTTTGGAGTCCCACTGGACAATTATTAGCCATAGCGGGTTACAATGAaact gTTGTGTTGATCAACCATGTGACATGGTCAATAATTCTTCAATTACACTGTAAGCCCGTAATACACGAAAGTAGTAATTATCTTGGTAAAGTTTACAGAGAAATTGATATAACACGCAGAGATTggtctaattatatatcaaATAATGTAATGCCTGATCAccatattaaatatacat tgGATGAAATATTAGACAGACCAATTGGAATTCCAATAGATATTGaacctaaaaattttgatatgtCAATCGCCACAATAGATATATTGTCATTTAGTCCTTGTGGTAAATATTTAGCGATCAGGCATCAGGTTTATCCATCAACATTATGGATTTGGGATTTAATTGACGATtgtgttgataatattttactcaaaaattcaatatcag gaATAGCATGGGAGCCGAAAAAAACACATTTGTTGATATTCTCCGAATCACCGATAATTGTTGAATGGCATCcaacaaaaaaagttgaattatttgaatcaccACGTGGTATGAAAGTTATTAATGGCAAATGGAGCCCAAACGGTGAATCAGTAGCTCTCATAGGATTCAATAAAACttcagttattaaattataa